A single window of Aspergillus oryzae RIB40 DNA, chromosome 8 DNA harbors:
- a CDS encoding uncharacterized protein (predicted protein) — protein MSGITAMIKAAILMNSARVLQCLSGEKRSLGLYTLGFSYYAEMYLGFEEAWGDLRDWIAKYPCSLTSLTYEKKISDLSKLLSMVDLYRTERLIEDLRRLHSSYPTITNLTTNESHDMQIKDVIKRRINENPHKLLALMDDLNAVL, from the exons ATGAGTGGAATCACTGCAATGATCAAAGCGGCCATTCT GATGAATTCTGCCCGTGTACTCCAATGCTTAAGCGGAGAGAAGAGGTCCCTCGGTCTCTATACGCTTGGCTTCTCCTATTATGCGGAGATGTACCTCGGCTTCGAAGAAGCATGGGGAGACCTTAGGGACTGGATTGCCAAGTATCCCTGCAGCTTAACTAGTCTCACTtacgaaaagaaaatctcggATCTCTCAAAGCTTCTTAGCATGGTCGACCTTTATCGGACCGAGCGGCTTATAGAAGATCTTAGGAGACTACACTCCTCTTACCCCACCATAACCAATCTGACTACCAATGAGTCGCACGACATGCAGATAAAAGACGTCATCAAACGCCGCATAAATGAGAACCCGCACAAACTGCTCGC CCTGATGGATGACCTGAACGCGGTCCTCTAG
- a CDS encoding NADH:flavin oxidoreductase/NADH oxidase family protein (NADH:flavin oxidoreductase/12-oxophytodienoate reductase): MPSSTDRESISPDLLGRRLLFSFSGKWAQNRLLKSSTAECMASFSASDSGSRGIPSAELANLYRRWGEGDIGVIITGNIMIDPQHLVSAGDPIIPIDAPFEGLRFERFSKIALEAKCHGSLIIAQLCHPGRSFGADFGKPREAKREDINYIVEGFAHAAAYAEKAGFDGIQLQAAHGHLLSQFLSPRTNKRQDNYGGSIKNRMKLISEIRKAISERVAETFTVGIKINTVEFQESTFNLEETVQLCIEFEKMRFDFVELSGGTYEDWTIGRKQVASIPQHEGFFLEYGRIYSEKMERTKVYVTGGYRSVKGMIRAVQEVDGIGLARPLCQEPHLCSHILSGSVETAPPIKIDTDNFHLTSVAALMQMQHLGKGLQPVDLGSERDTNRLYKAILDHERTRYSAAAPMNFL, encoded by the exons ATGCCATCTTCTACTGATCGGGAGAGCATTAGCCCAGACCTACTGGGACGCCGTCTGTTATTCTCATTCTCGGGTAAGTGGGCCCAAAACCGCTTACTGAAGAGCTCTACAGCCGAATGCATGGcgtctttctctgcttctgatTCTGGCTCTCGTGGAATCCCTTCTGCTGAACTCGCCAACTTATACCGGCGCTGGGGCGAGGGTGACATTGGAGTTATCATTACTGGTAATATTATGATTGATCCTCAGCATCTCGTGTCAGCCGGAGATCCTATCATACCTATAGATGCACCGTTTGAGGGTTTGCGATTTGAGAGATTCAGTAAAATCGCATTGGAAGCAAAATGTCATGGCTCCCTCATTATTGCTCAACTATGCCACCCCGGTC GGAGTTTTGGGGCTGATTTTGGTAAGCCCCGGGAAGCAAAAAGGGAGGACATCAACTATATTGTGGAGGGTTTTGCTCATGCCGCCGCATATGCTGAAAAGGCTGGGTTCGACGGTATCCAGCTGCAAGCAGCTCATGGGCACCTGCTAAGCCAATTCCTGTCGCCCCGAACAAACAAACGTCAAGATAATTACGGGGGCAGCATAAAGAACAGAATGAAGCTGATATCCGAGATTCGAAAGGCAATATCCGAACGAGTGGCAGAAACCTTTACCGTTGGTATTAAGATTAACACTGTTGAATTCCAGGAGAGCACGTTCAACTTGGAAGAGACCGTTCAACTGTGCATTGAATTTGAGAAAATGCGTTTCGATTTTGTTGAATTGTCCGGCGGCACTTATGAGGATTGGACAATCGGCCGCAAGCAGGTCGCTTCTATACCACAGCATGAGGGG TTCTTCTTAGAGTACGGGAGAATCTAttcggagaagatggagcgCACAAAGGTTTACGTAACTGGAGGATATCGCTCTGTCAAAGGTATGATACGCGCCGTGCAGGAGGTAGATGGCATAGGCCTAGCACGGCCCCTATGCCAGGAACCTCATTTATGTTCGCATATTTTGTCTGGAAGTGTCGAAACAGCCCCTCCGATCAAGATTGACACGGATAACTTCCATCTTACTTCTGTTGCAGCGCTTATGCAGATGCAGCACCTGGGGAAAGGCCTGCAACCTGTCGACTTGGGTTCTGAACGAGATACAAACAGATTATACAAGGCAATACTGGATCATGAAAGGACCAGGTACAGTGCAGCTGCTCCAATGAACTTTTTGTGA